A part of Miscanthus floridulus cultivar M001 chromosome 6, ASM1932011v1, whole genome shotgun sequence genomic DNA contains:
- the LOC136461431 gene encoding secreted RxLR effector protein 161-like has product MAECKPCVTPMEERLKLTKTSTAAMVDATLYLSIVGGLRYLVHTRPDIVFAVGYVSRFMEDPREDHWAVVKRLLRYVKGAVDYGIVFPKTSGSRLQLTVFNDAYMAGDIDGWRSTSGVLIFLGSAPISWLSLKQKVMALSTCEAEYMAAATAMCQAVWLRRLLGELTGVEAHPPTLMVDNQPAIALAKNLILHDRSKHIDVKFHFLRDYVDGGMAIRS; this is encoded by the coding sequence atggctgagtgcaagccgtgcgtgactccgatggaggagcgactgaagctgacgaagACCAGTACCGCGGCGatggtagatgcaacactctacctgagcatcgtcggcggtctacgctacctagtccacactaGGCCGGACATtgtgttcgccgtgggctacgtcagccgcttcatggaggatccccgagaggatcactgggctgtagTGAAGCGGCTgctacgctacgtcaagggggCAGTGGATTatgggatcgtcttccccaagaccagtggaagtaggctgcagctcactgtgttcaacgATGCATACATGGCGGGGGATATCGACGGatggcggagcacctctggcgtgctcatcttcctcgggtcggctccaatctcatggctgtcgctgaaacagaaggtgatgGCGTTGTCCacatgcgaggcagagtacatggcggcggccacagcgatgtgccaagctgtgtggctgcgccggctgctgggcgagctgaccggtgtggaagctcacccaccaacactgatggtggacaaccagcccgccatcgccctagCAAAGAATCTgattctccacgaccggagcaagcacatcgacgtcaagttccacttcctcagagactatgtcgatggagg